AGGTAAAAGTATAATTAATTGTTATCTTTTTACAAAATATCTAACCGATGGTGTACTTGTGTCTACATGTAGGACTTGAAATCCGTGATTTTGAACATCCATTGGTATATTATTTATACTTTGAGGACAATCGCTGATAATTTCAAGTATATCATCATCATCAAGACTTCTTAGT
The sequence above is drawn from the Candidatus Sulfurimonas baltica genome and encodes:
- the yedF gene encoding sulfurtransferase-like selenium metabolism protein YedF, yielding MKNNTKAPTPTHRLDMHGEPCPYPAIKTLEALRSLDDDDILEIISDCPQSINNIPMDVQNHGFQVLHVDTSTPSVRYFVKR